The sequence CCTGGATACCCTGGCCCTGACCGAATTGAGTAAGGCCTTCGCCGGTGGTGGCGGTTATGCCTATGGAGTTTTCCGGTATGTCCAAAAGCTTCGCGAGACTGCTTCTGATTGCAGGAATATGGGGAGTGATTTTTGGAGTAAGGCATTCTATGGATATTGACACATGAATTATTTTTTGCCCGTTTAAATATTTAAGTGCTTCTTTCAGATAAACTTTACTGTCGGTTATGCCTTTTTCAAGGCAAAGCTCATCGCTGATTTTGCCAAGGATGTTTACGCAGGTGACTCCGGAAATTGCATTT comes from Acetivibrio thermocellus ATCC 27405 and encodes:
- the ispF gene encoding 2-C-methyl-D-erythritol 2,4-cyclodiphosphate synthase; the protein is MKVGIGQDSHRFDFDNKDKKLVLGGVVLEGYPPLKGNSDADVILHSLTNAISGVTCVNILGKISDELCLEKGITDSKVYLKEALKYLNGQKIIHVSISIECLTPKITPHIPAIRSSLAKLLDIPENSIGITATTGEGLTQFGQGQGIQVFSCITVE